TCGTTAAGAAAAATCAAAAATGATTTAATAAATAATTGGGGCAAACATAAAATAAAAGATGAATTCCATTTTGGCTCCATCGAAAAATATTTTCAAAATAATAACCAAAAAGAAAAAGCATTTCACATAATCTCAGACAGATGTGCATCTGATTTGGATATTAACGAAACATTTAAAATAATTGACAGAACTTCTTCAAAAATAGGTCAACAATTTCTCTACTATAAATTAAGAACAATTGAAAACCAAGATAAATTGATGAAATTCAATATACTTGTTCTTCTTTTCGAAAAAAATCAAAATTTAAGACTAAAAAGCCAATTGGAGTTGAGTAAGCTGAACTCTAATGATTCTTATAACTTTGAGGATTTGGTAACTTCAAAACCCGTTAAAAAGCCAAAAATATTATGGTTAATATATACATTAACAGGTTTATCAACATCTTTTATCCTCTTAGGTATATTCTTTCCCATTTTTTTTATATTTCTAATTCCAATACTTGCTTTAAATATGGCATTTCATTATAAAAATAAATGGAATGTATCAAATTATCTTGATGGTGTAAGCCAACTTTCCAAGGCATTAAATGTTTCCAAGAAAATAGCAAGTTTTCAAGAAGTTAAACATCATTTCCCAAACACATCCTTCATTAAAGAAATAGAAAAAATAAAGCTCAAAACTGCATTTATTAGTTTTGAGAAAAACATTGATAACGAATTTGCATCAGTAGTTTGGCTAATATCTGAATTTATAAAAGTAATTTTCAATTTAGAATATCTAATTTTTTACAGTTTCATTGACTCAATTACAACGAAAAGAGAAGAACTAAAAAAAATGTTTCATTTTATAGGAGAAATTGATTCTGCTATTTCTAATGCTTCACTAAAAGCAAGTGATTATAATTTATGTTCTCCAAAATTCACAGAAGACAAAGAAATAAAAGTCAAAGAAATTTCTCATCCATTGATAAAAAACTGCGTTGTTAATGATTTAAGTTTAACAAACAAAAGTTTATTGTTGACAGGTTCAAATATGTCGGGAAAAACAACCTTCATAAGGTCAATTTCCATAAATAGTATTTTAGCTCAAACTTTAAACATCTGTTTTGCTAAAGAATATATTGCCCCTTTTTTAAAAATATATTCTTCGATTAGAATTACAGATGACTTGCTAGAAAATACAAGCTATTATCTTGAAGAAGTTTTGACCATCAAAAAATTAATAGATGTATCTAAAGGCAAAGTTCCTCATTTATTTGTCTTAGACGAGATTTTTAAAGGAACAAATACAATTGAGAGAATTTCTGGAAGTAAGGCTATTTTATCGTATCTCAATAAAGGTAAAAATATTGTTTTGGTTTCAACTCACGATATTGAGTTAACCGATATATTAAGTAAAGAAAATTTTGAGTTATTTCATTTCAGTGAACAAGTAGAAAACAACAAATTAAATTTTGACTATAAACTTAAAGAAGGTGAATTAAAAACGAGAAACGCAATCAAAATTTTAGAACTATATAATTATCCGTCTGAGGTAATTAAGGATGCCAGAATAACGGAAAAAATAACGTTTGCCAACACCGGTAACCGTTGCACAAGACTTTAATTTATAGAAATCACATTCCGTTGAACCGCTTTTAAGCGGTTTTTTCTTTTTATATAAAATCACTGAAAATCAACATAAAAATGATTTAATATCTCGTAATTCACTTCTGTAAACAATTATATTTGTTTGGATATAGGGAGTTGTGCAACAGTTGCGAAAACCGAGATTGACCAATCAAAACAAAAACTAAATGGAATTAAAAAATGAATACCTTAATGAGAAAGAAGCAAGGGCTTATCTAAAACAATTTACAGGTTGCGACTATGTTTTTGCGCAAGGAGCTCATAGAAAATGGGGCAAATCTAACGATGTGGAATTAGAGAGTAATGCACCTTATTTTCAAATAATGCCAGATACTTTTGACGATGGATTTTTTGATTGGTATGTCTCAGAGAGGTCAGGTAGACAATTTTTTGAATTACGTGAAACTTGTATCATACATTTTCTAAACTATAGAAAAATATGGTTAGGATTAAAGTCTGAGTAAACGAAATATGGGAATTTTTGATTTATTTAGAAAAAAACAAAAGTCTTCCGAATTTAAATGTTCGACTTGTGGAGAAATTCACGATGAATTACCAGCTCTTGGATTTATTACACCTTTCTATTATGAAATTCTGAACGAAAAAGACAAAAAAGAAATTGCTGAAATTTCAAGTGATTTTTGCATAATAACTCACGAAGACCAAACTGACAGATTTATAAGAACTGTATTGACAATTCAAATTAATGATGCTTGCGAAAATTTGGATTATGGAGTTTGGGTTTCTTTAAGTGAAAAGAGTTTTAACGAATATGAAGCTGACTTCAAAAATAACGCTGAAGAAAAAACCTATTTCGGAATGATAAGTAATGACATTCCAGATTATGAAGAAAGTACTTTGGGATTACACGTAAATCTGAACACAAGAAAAGGTGGAATTAGACCAGAAATAATTCCTCACCAAAACGAACATAAATTGATTTCGGATTGGGAAAAAGGAATCACAATTGCGGAAGCGGAAAAACGAGTTGAGCGAATGATAAAAACGTTGCACAATAATGTATAACCGCAATTACGGCGGATTCGACTACGTCCGAATCCACTCAGAATTGCTAAAGCCTGTGCCCGAATATTAACGCTTATTAACCCATAACTGACGGTTATACGAGACCGTTAGCACCTTGAATGTACCTATAATCATAAAATTCAGTGAATGCCGTAAGAATGTCGTCAATAAGCCGCTATAAAATTAATAATCTTTAAATATTTTAGCTCCAAAATAAAAATAGTAAATAATGAGAAAAATCGGAGAAAAAATCAAAAAAGTGCGCTTAAAAAAAGGTTTATCCCAAGAAAATCTAGCGGAATCTTCGAAAGTAAATTTAAGAACAATTCAGCGTATAGAAAATAATGAAACAAATCCTAGAAATAAAACGCTTCGGTTAATCTTTGATGTTTTAGAAATAGAAATGATCGAAAATGAAAAAAAATTCCAATTAGATAAAAACTTGATTGGGTCAATTTTTTTAACATTGGCAATAATCATAAGTTCTTTTACAGTATGGATACGGATTTCAAGAGGATATTCAGGGTTCGAAAAGATTTACACAAAATATGATGGTTGGAATGGATATACTTACTTGAATGATTATCACTTTTACAATTGGTTTTTAAGTATAAGTGCTATTACTGTAGGATTAACAGTTATAATAAATTCACTGGGATTTATTAAAAACAAAATGAAATATATAATAATTCAAGTTATATGTTTATCCTTATACCTAATCGGATTATTTGGTTGGAGCTTTAGGCGAGCTTTTGAAATTCGACCTGGTTTATTTGTTATAGTAATTTCAACTATTATATTAATTATAGTTTATAAAAAAAACAGGTGCTAACACCGGTAACCGTTGCACAAGCCTTAATTCTTAGAAAACATCACGTATTTAAACCGCTTTTAAGCGGTTTTTCTATTTTAATAAAAGCCCTGATGATCAGCACAAAAAAGTTCTGATATCCCGTAAATCACTTTTGTAAAAAAGTATATTTGTTTGGATATAAGGAGTTGTAGCACATTTGAGAAAAACCTATGAAATTGAAAATTCACTTAATGACTTTAATCAGTTGTCTATGTATCGGATGTAATTCGGATGAAGCAAAAATGACGGCAACGGAACAATTTTTAGCCGATAAATATAATGCAGAAACTATAAGTTTTGACTTTAAAACTGTAGAGACAAAAACCAATGGCGAATTGACTGAAGACAGAAAGTTTATATCTGTCGAAATTAAAAACCCAACCGATATCGAAAAAATTATGTCTGACAATGAATACTCTAATAAACGTGGATTAACAATCGCCAAATTTGTAATGGACTCTCTGCAATTTGATGAAATACCATTTCAGCCAAAAGAATTACAAATTGACTTTATAAATGAAAGTGGTTTTTTTCTTTTAAACAGTGAAAACAAAAAGACAATTAATTACGAATTGAACTAAAAAACAAAAAACGTGCTACAACATTGTATAAAAATAATGCGCAAGTTTATTCCTAAACCAAAAGTTAGTGCTTGTTTGCTTGCATCCGATTTTCCTGCGGAAAATCCTCGCTGACAAAATCGCAACTTTTCTTATACCAAACCGTTTTAACACATTAGACAAAAAAAATGTCAATAGAACAAAAAAAACACCAGTCATTTGTAACAATTGTCGAACCGAGAATGTTTCGAATCTAAATATTGATTCTCCTATGGCTATGAATTACCTAAAACCACCACAATTGAAAGTAATTGACAACAAATCAATAACAGAACAAGATTTTACCTATACCAGTACAAAATATACTCTCGGACTTCTTGGAATATGTTTTGGCTCACTAATCTTATTGATTTTGGTTTTTACAAATCTTCTTGACAAAACTGATATAACTCTTGTTTTGAGTTTTTCCATTCCTGTAATCATATTCTTTATTTTCAAGAAAAACATAAAAAGGTTTGGAAAAGGACTAATTAAAAATGGAGTTCTTTTTCTTAAGCTTGACACCGAAATGTTGACTATTGATTTGAATGAAATTGAAAATTATAAGATTGATCACTACAATGGGGTAATTTTTAAAGTGAAATTAAAGAGTGGCAAAAAGCATCAAATTACTGCCAATGACAACTTTTGTGACGCATCTTCATTTGAAAAGTTTACAGATTATTTTGAGTCCAACATATCAAATTACAAGAATGAAAACAATTTAGAAATTGTTAGGAAAAAATCGATGTTTGAGTACAAATTGATGTTTTACGTGTTAATAATTATGACGATTGCAGCGGTCGGAGCATTATTTTATTCATTGTATTTTACTAACAAAACTTCAGGTATATTATTTAGTTCTTTAGGGATAATATTAATAATGTGGGCAGCTTACTATAAAGCGCAAATGAGAAAAAAAGAAAAATAACTGCAGCCAACACCGCTAACCGTTGCACAAACCTTTAATTTTTAGAAATCTCATTCTGTTAAACCGCTTTTTAGCGGTTTTTCTATTTAAAAAAAGGCCCTGATAATCAGTGTAAAAAAGTTTAGATATCCAGTTAATCACTTCTATAAACAAGTATATTTGTTTGGATATAAGGAGTTGTAGCACATTTGAAAAGAATGTAAACCAGAATGAAATATAAAACTCTTATTCTAGATTTTGATGGCACATTAGCCGACACAAAAGAAAGCATTATACAAACTATGAAATTTGTTGCCCATAGTTTTAATCTCCAAAACGTTGATGAAAATCTAATAGAAAGTTTGATAGGGTTACCTCTGAAAACTACCTTCGAAAAAGCCTTTTTACTTGACGAAAAATTGATTGAGGAGGCGACTTTGATTTATCGTGAACATTATAATGAAATTGTAATCGACACAATTTCTCTTTTTGATGGTGTAAAAGAAACCTTGTTGGATTTTCATTCTAAAGGAATAAATTTAACTGTTGCATCAAGTAAAGGAAAAGCTGCATTAATTAAGATTCTCAAAAAGCAAAACATCTATGATATTTTTTCATTTGTAGGTGGAGAAGAGGATGCAAAAAATAAAAAACCATCACCTGACATCGTAAATCTCATAATCGATAAATACAACTATCAATTGAATGAATGCTTAGTTGTTGGGGATACAATTTTTGACATTGAAATGGGAAAAAGGGCTTATGTCGATACGTGCGGAGTAACTTATGGCAACAACACAAGGGAAAAATTAGAAAAACAAAAACCAAACTATATAATTGACAACTTCAGAAGTTTAACTGAAATTCTGAATTAAAAAAACGTGCTACAACAATGGCTTTAAGTAATTGCTTGTTATTACCTACTTCTGAAAATCCTCACGGATTTTCAATTTGGTGTGTACTTGCAAAGTTAAGTGCTGACCCAAGCAACTACTCATAGCCCAAGCGTTGTAAAACATTTGAATGAACCAACCGAAAATAAATAACATTTTTGCACTTGACTCGAAAGAGAGATACGGATATCTGTTGAGAAAAGTAGCTGACTTTGAAAGAATCTATCTAATTACGGACGTCGAAGATAAATATGTTATGATTGGTTCGAATGATTTGAGCGTTATCCCTGTTTGGCCAGAAAAAGAATTTGCTGAATTATTTCTGACTGACGACTGGAAAAACTACAAAGTGGTTGAATGCGACATTCACAATTTTATGGAATGGCTGACTGATTTGGAAAAAGAGAACGTAGATTTAGCAGGATTTCCTAATTCGGATTTTAATACTGTTCATGTTTCTGCTGTGGATATGAAAAACCACCTATTATTTGAATTAAGTCAATATGAACAAGAGTAATCCTGAATTAATTAAAGAAACCAAAAATAATCCGAATAGTTGGGTTCATGTTTTGGACAAAGAATTTGAAGGAAAACAAGAAATAACTGCAGGCAACAACGGTAACCGTTGCACAAGCCACTAATTCTCCAAACAATTAACTTACCCACCAAACCTATCTTCAATGTAATATTTTCATTTAAAAATAGGAAATATTCCATATATTTGTAATAAATCCTATTTATGCAAATTCCCGGAGAATATTTAAAAGGCAGAGGGGCGCAGCAAAATGTAACTAATAGATTTTCGGCACACAGCCACGAGATGCGGGATGATTTTCTAAACCACTGCAATCAGGAAGGTGACGAACCTCAAAACCTAAAAACGCTTTTTATAGATACATTCCCAAAGACGATTGTAAATAAAGTTGAAAGTCCAGACGTGGGAATGGGATATTCTTTAAATCCGTACCAGGGCTGCGAGCACGGTTGTGTGTATTGTTATGCCCGTAACTCGCACGAATATTGGGGATATAGTGCCGGTCTTGATTTTGAAAGCCGCATTTTAGTGAAGCGCAATGCGGTACGTTTACTCGAAAAACACCTCACTAAAAAATCGTGGAAAGCCACTCCTATTGTCCTATCGGGTAATACAGACTGTTACCAGCCTGCAGAAAAACAATTTAAAATCACCCGAAGTCTGCTTGAGACCTTTCTAAAATACCGGCATCCTGTGGGGATTATTACTAAAAATGCACTCATTCAGCGGGATTTTGATATTCTTAAAGAACTTGCCGCGTATAATTTGATACACGTAAATATGTCTATAACATCGCTCGAAGAAAAAACCAGACGTTTACTCGAGCCGCGTACGGCAAGTGTCAAAAAACGATTAGAGACGGTTAAAAAACTTACCGATATGGGCGTGCCGGTACGGGTGATGACAGCTCCCATTATTCCAGGAATAAATAGCCATGAAGTTTTACCGCTAATAAAGGCTGCAGCAGATCACGGCGCAAGTTCGGTGGGGTATACCGTAGTGCGTTTAAATGGGGCTATAGGCGGTATTTTTGAAAAGTGGATACGTTCTGCAATGCCAGACCGCGCAGATAAAGTACTCAATCAAATAGCGGCGTGTCACGGCGGAAATCTCAACGATTCGCAATATGGAAGGAGAATGAAGGGTAGCGGAGAGTTTGCAAACCAGATACAGACACAAATGGAATTAGGTCGTAAAAAATATCTGAAAGGTCGCGAGAAAGAACCGCTTAACTGCGATTTGTTTGAGCAATACAGACCGGGGCAACTGTCTTTGTTTTAGATTTACGTACTGGCATAATTTCTGTACATAATAGTCTGCTATAAAACAGAAAATGAAAAACCTATTCCTTCGATTTGTCGGCTGTGCTTTTGTATTGCTTATGGTGTCTTGCGATAAGCTTACTAAGGCAACAGATTTTATAACCCAACCCACTGCCCGGGAGATTTATGCCCGCAACTTTAAGACAGACTCACTACCATACACCCTATGGAAAACGGCGTTTACAAATGCTTTAAAAGATAGTTTAACCATAGATTCACCTTACTTAGAATCAGGGAGATTCAACCCAGAACGATTTCCGGTTTATAGTTATGATCTTCGATTAGAACGTGGGCGTAGCTATACGTTTGCGTTGCAGACAGACACGTTAAATCCGTTAGTATTTATTGACCTCTATGAGAAAACTTCAGATAGTTTAGCACATTTCAATTTAATTGAGCAGGCAGAATACAATTCTAAAAAGTTGCGCTTTTCAACAAAAAAAGAAGGAGATTATAAAATTGTGGTTCAGCCTCAATTAGGAGCACAATCAACATTCACATTTAGTCTTTCTAGTACACCGGCCTATAGTTTCCCCGTAGCGGATATTTCAGAAAAGGCCATACAAAGTTATTGGGGAGCATCGCGTGATGGCGGTAAGCGCAGTCACGAAGGCGTAGATATTTTTGCAGATCGCGGGACTCCTGTACTTGCAAGTGTAGACGGTATTGTGGGCAGAACTGGAAATAGGGGATTAGGCGGTAAACAAGTGTGGTTGCGGGAAGGTTTGTTTGGTAATTCGCTGTATTATGCACATCTAGATAGTATAATCGCACGAGACGGGCAGCGTGTAAAAAGCGGTGACACCTTAGGATTAGTAGGAAACACCGGTAATGCAAGAACCACTCCGCCTCATTTGCATTTTGGTATTTACGGCAGAGGCACTGGAGCAATTAATCCGCTTTCGTTTTTAAAACAAGAAACCGGTTTGAAAGCTGCTGAAGTAGATGCTGATGCACCATTAGACTATTTAATTAAAAACAATGTGGCTAATTTGAGAAATTCCGCTTCCGCGAAAGCAAAAAAAATAGGTGTTTTAAACCGAAATGATACCATTCAGGT
The sequence above is a segment of the Leeuwenhoekiella sp. MAR_2009_132 genome. Coding sequences within it:
- a CDS encoding MutS-related protein, whose amino-acid sequence is MSWILGIIIFLILLFIITNFRKKKSLRKIKNDLINNWGKHKIKDEFHFGSIEKYFQNNNQKEKAFHIISDRCASDLDINETFKIIDRTSSKIGQQFLYYKLRTIENQDKLMKFNILVLLFEKNQNLRLKSQLELSKLNSNDSYNFEDLVTSKPVKKPKILWLIYTLTGLSTSFILLGIFFPIFFIFLIPILALNMAFHYKNKWNVSNYLDGVSQLSKALNVSKKIASFQEVKHHFPNTSFIKEIEKIKLKTAFISFEKNIDNEFASVVWLISEFIKVIFNLEYLIFYSFIDSITTKREELKKMFHFIGEIDSAISNASLKASDYNLCSPKFTEDKEIKVKEISHPLIKNCVVNDLSLTNKSLLLTGSNMSGKTTFIRSISINSILAQTLNICFAKEYIAPFLKIYSSIRITDDLLENTSYYLEEVLTIKKLIDVSKGKVPHLFVLDEIFKGTNTIERISGSKAILSYLNKGKNIVLVSTHDIELTDILSKENFELFHFSEQVENNKLNFDYKLKEGELKTRNAIKILELYNYPSEVIKDARITEKITFANTGNRCTRL
- a CDS encoding DUF2199 domain-containing protein, with protein sequence MGIFDLFRKKQKSSEFKCSTCGEIHDELPALGFITPFYYEILNEKDKKEIAEISSDFCIITHEDQTDRFIRTVLTIQINDACENLDYGVWVSLSEKSFNEYEADFKNNAEEKTYFGMISNDIPDYEESTLGLHVNLNTRKGGIRPEIIPHQNEHKLISDWEKGITIAEAEKRVERMIKTLHNNV
- a CDS encoding helix-turn-helix domain-containing protein, which translates into the protein MRKIGEKIKKVRLKKGLSQENLAESSKVNLRTIQRIENNETNPRNKTLRLIFDVLEIEMIENEKKFQLDKNLIGSIFLTLAIIISSFTVWIRISRGYSGFEKIYTKYDGWNGYTYLNDYHFYNWFLSISAITVGLTVIINSLGFIKNKMKYIIIQVICLSLYLIGLFGWSFRRAFEIRPGLFVIVISTIILIIVYKKNRC
- a CDS encoding HAD family hydrolase yields the protein MKYKTLILDFDGTLADTKESIIQTMKFVAHSFNLQNVDENLIESLIGLPLKTTFEKAFLLDEKLIEEATLIYREHYNEIVIDTISLFDGVKETLLDFHSKGINLTVASSKGKAALIKILKKQNIYDIFSFVGGEEDAKNKKPSPDIVNLIIDKYNYQLNECLVVGDTIFDIEMGKRAYVDTCGVTYGNNTREKLEKQKPNYIIDNFRSLTEILN
- a CDS encoding DUF2750 domain-containing protein — protein: MNQPKINNIFALDSKERYGYLLRKVADFERIYLITDVEDKYVMIGSNDLSVIPVWPEKEFAELFLTDDWKNYKVVECDIHNFMEWLTDLEKENVDLAGFPNSDFNTVHVSAVDMKNHLLFELSQYEQE
- a CDS encoding PA0069 family radical SAM protein; the protein is MQIPGEYLKGRGAQQNVTNRFSAHSHEMRDDFLNHCNQEGDEPQNLKTLFIDTFPKTIVNKVESPDVGMGYSLNPYQGCEHGCVYCYARNSHEYWGYSAGLDFESRILVKRNAVRLLEKHLTKKSWKATPIVLSGNTDCYQPAEKQFKITRSLLETFLKYRHPVGIITKNALIQRDFDILKELAAYNLIHVNMSITSLEEKTRRLLEPRTASVKKRLETVKKLTDMGVPVRVMTAPIIPGINSHEVLPLIKAAADHGASSVGYTVVRLNGAIGGIFEKWIRSAMPDRADKVLNQIAACHGGNLNDSQYGRRMKGSGEFANQIQTQMELGRKKYLKGREKEPLNCDLFEQYRPGQLSLF
- a CDS encoding M23 family metallopeptidase, giving the protein MKNLFLRFVGCAFVLLMVSCDKLTKATDFITQPTAREIYARNFKTDSLPYTLWKTAFTNALKDSLTIDSPYLESGRFNPERFPVYSYDLRLERGRSYTFALQTDTLNPLVFIDLYEKTSDSLAHFNLIEQAEYNSKKLRFSTKKEGDYKIVVQPQLGAQSTFTFSLSSTPAYSFPVADISEKAIQSYWGASRDGGKRSHEGVDIFADRGTPVLASVDGIVGRTGNRGLGGKQVWLREGLFGNSLYYAHLDSIIARDGQRVKSGDTLGLVGNTGNARTTPPHLHFGIYGRGTGAINPLSFLKQETGLKAAEVDADAPLDYLIKNNVANLRNSASAKAKKIGVLNRNDTIQVLGVVNDWMHIATQDSQRAYIHQSLVKSF